In Monodelphis domestica isolate mMonDom1 chromosome 1, mMonDom1.pri, whole genome shotgun sequence, the sequence GGTGAGTAATTAGGAATTCCATTATTTTCACAGTTCTAGGATCACTTTATAGGGTTTAGAGAGTaagtacaatttcttttttatattgggCAGGATAAAgtagatttgtttttatttatcataCTTTATACCATAATTATAATAGTCTCAGTGGATAAAGATAATCTCACCCTTGCCTAGGAAAGAATCCACTTATATACCCATCCCATCTCCCTGAAATTTAAAAGATATAATGGAACGATAAGGATCAGAGTCCTTAGGAGATTTTTGGAGACAATACAGCAGAAATGACAGTGACAAAGAGAATTGGGAACTACCTCTGAGGGTCTTCCTTCATCCATCTGTTCTGAGGCCCAGATAATTAGCAAATAGCATTATAGGGTATCTACAATGTCCTTAGTAGTAAGTGAAATTCAGAAGAATGGTAAATATGTCTTGACTTTAAAGGGGTATTTGTTGAtgctgagtcatttcagttgtgtcttaatCTAAATGAccacatttggaattttcttggcaaagatattggagtggtctgccaatttcttctccaacacattttacagatgaggaaactgaggtaaagaatgttaagtgacttactcagggtcacacagctagtgtcttgaggccagatttgaactctgaaagatgagtcttcctaccttcatgtccaatactctatccactgtgccacctagctgccaccaagaagctacTATGGCTATAAAATATAAGGAAGTAAAGTGTAGAGAACAAGAGAAGATTCAAAGATCTTCACTCTCCAGATTTCTTTGCCTTTTACCAGCACACTTTTCTTCAGAGTTGCATCTGCCTTATGGACTTTCCCTCTTATTGGTGAGTCCCTGCTCTGAACTGTCATATCATGAGATACTCAAACCTCCAGTTACTCTTTGtgtcctccccctccctttttttggagctttttcccccctttcttctcatCCAGCCCTTCTCTTTCTTGTTTCACTTTATGTATTGTCTTTGCAtgctagaatgtaaactctttgagagtaggaattaaattttaaaaattggcttATAATTGTATTTAGTAATGGCTGACATCACAGTTAAGTGTTTTATCAATAATCTGACTATTATTCtcagagagagagtgggagaggagatacacacataaacacacacagagaaagtgagagacagacagacagagagatagagagaataaTAGATATAGACATAGCCTTTATAATATCAAAAGTATGAATTCTAttagaagagagaataaaaattcAGATATATCCAGAAATTTCTCATACTTATTTAAAGCCCATTTAGAAGATTGGAGAAGTTGGTGAAAGATTAAATGATGAAACTGTTGAGGGACTTGATGAGATTGATAGATGGGAAATTTTTTTACACATACAGAGGACCTAAGAACAAGACCATTCTATTATCCGGGAATCAGGGTTGGACTTAAGTGATAATTTGAGTATCTGGCTGGACATGTTGCCTAGGTGTTTGGTTTCATGAAAATCTATCTACCTACCTTGTTTATGTGAACAAATGATTCTAATGAGTGGCAATTTGCATAATTTTAGGGATTCATTTACTTGTTTCTCAGCCATCTGTACTTAGCTGTAGTTGAATTTAGGGAATTGTGTAACCTCTAGAAAGagttgattttgttgttgtttgttttccgCTGACAGCATGTCTATTTTCTATTTGTTCCTCATATGGAACTATAGTTCCCTAAACACCATTGCCCATGAAACTCATCTATTAATTCCAAGGGATGCTTTATTCACTGAACTTATTCCTACTGTTCTAAACAGAAACAGTCTGCTGGAGTAAAACTGATAAAGGAACATATGTTGAATTTTCCCCATATCTCTCCTGTAAGCCGTACAGCCATTTGAACAGAGCTATTGAGGATGGCAGAATGGAAAATGACCTACCAAGGGAATGACTTAAAGGactgttgtcatataattgagtaAATAGGAGTTGTTGAAGGTATTTTGTAAATTATTTGTTTAGAACAAAatcaattttctttgaaaaaattgctttttaaaatatcattctttaaaaatacaaatacatgaaGGTGTGCGATTTATCAAGCAAAATAATATGCCTCTAATAACTCAGTGGTACCACTTCAGTTGCTGTTTCTTTAATaacaaagaaatgagaataataaataatGCTGGAAAGGATGAGTACTAAACACATTGTCACCATTAGGTAGTGTTGTTTGCCATTCACTAGGATGATCTTATGCTCACCTTCTGTGTGATCTGCTAGTGCACTGGTGTTGCAGAGGTGTTCTCTACGGTTTAGGTCTTACTGGGCTGGAGCCATCTTGTCCTGACTTTTAGACCTGTTCTCAAATTTTTAATATAAGAATTTACACCTAAAATATCAGCAAGCAATcaaaatcagggtttgatttattgttttgttgattgactaGACTAAACTTAAAGTGCATCAGGCTTCtatgtctttttttctccaagaGATGATAAACATTTATGAACAGGCCCTCATTATAGGAAAACAGTAATCTCCTATTCCTCAACTctgtctataaaatggagctgatttttttttattaaaggtgGTAGAGTCCTCCCAGAAGATGGTGGCCTTCAGGTGGCAGTGCTTGGCGCTGGCATTGTTCTTTACTTCTGATCTGCTGTTCTGCCTGGTCTCTGAGGACGAGGACATGAAGGCCATGGCCCAGCCTCATCCTCCTCGAAAGAAGAAGGACATTCACGATTACAATGATGCGGACATGGCACGGCTTCTGGAGCAATGGGAGAAAGATGATGACATAGAAGAAGGGGACCTTCCAGAACATGAAAGACCTTCACCACCAATAGATTTCTCTCAAATTGATCCAGGCAAACCAGAGAGCAtattgaaaatgacaaaaaagggaaaaacccTTATGATGTTTGCAACGGTGTCAGGAAATTCCAcagaaaaggagactgaagaaaTAACCAGCTTGTGGCAGGGGAGTCTTTTCAATGCCAACTATGATGTTCAAAGGTTTATTGTTGGGTGAGATTGTGCTATCTTCATGCTTCAAGATGGCAGCTATGCTTGGGAGATCAAAGACATTTTGATAAGCCAAGAGAGATGTACTGATGTAACTGTGGAGGGGCAGGTATACCCTGGCAAAGGaggaagtaaatttaaaaataaaaggaagccagaaaacAAGAAAAGGGGAGATAAAACTAGGTTCTTTAAAGAAGACAATCAATCCTCAAGACAGAAAGATGATCTATGACAAACATATTAATGGAACTTTGAGAGGAGCAATTAGGAAGACATCAGCATTTTTACAGTAACTTGAGGATTGGGAGGATTGGGAAGCTGATTACATTTATTTCTGTGAAATTCTCAGTTGGGGTTAGGTGAGTCATCAGGGATTATGATGTTTAAAAGACTTCAGTGTAAAGATGGAAGTTTACTTATTAAGTTTGAGTTGTTTTTAGTCACAGGAAAGTTAATACTTAACATAAAATCACTTTAAACTGTGACATATTTATAATTCTCTTATCTGTTTAAAATTGACAGGTCACTTGTCCATTGTGGACGTTCCTCcattataaataagtaaaaacaagATCATCACTGTTAAAAGTATACTTTTCCTGTCctaaaaagaactagaaatcttTCATGACGGTTAGGCTTTTTTGTGGTTAGGAAAAAAGATGTGTTAGAGGGTTTTGTTCACATGAACCATTAAGACTTTATTGACTTAATTAAGTGAAATTCTTAATGCTAGATACCCCTTTCTTTCAATATATTGCTGAGAAACTGTTGAGAAAAAGTGTTATAGAAGGATTTCATTGGGCTTACATTCTTGGAAACTGGTTCTGGAACATCTAAAAGGTTTTATATAGGAGAGTAAATTTGTTTGTTCAAGAGAGAACATTTGTTCAAAAAATCCAGGAACGTATAGACTACTACTGATTtgttagaaaagggaaaaaaaaacgtGATAAAGCCTTGCAGTTTCTGGGCAAAGTATAGGAAGGTTTCTCTTAATTCTgcttaattttttgttgttgttgttgaaaagaTGATGATCTCGGGTCAGTATTGTCTGGACTGCCAATGTTCATACATATGCTTTTCTTGTTTCCTCAGCATTTAGAAAAGTAGCTTTAAAGATTTGTCATAATAATTAATGagcatttgtatttttataaaactgGGCAGCCATTTTAGAAgtttgtaaatattcatgaaCAGAAAAGTCCATTCTAGCATTCAGCACAGTATTGGATTACTTCATTTGTAATtaagatatttgatttttaaaagtgccTAATTCTGTTTTCATGATTTTGTTTTGTGTGGCACTTACATGGTACTTTGTTATTGACTGGCTTTGCTCATGAATGAGTTGTGAAATTTATATACAATTATAAtctttaagaattaaaattatttgaaaaatctgaaaaaaaataaaggttgtAGATTTCTTGAACAGTCTAAGTAGAAGCtagttctccattttctctcaCCATCAAAGCCCAgtttcattcctttatttattacatttcaaggaacacaaaaaagggaccTTGATATCACAAATTCTTCTTCTTATAAAAACACAGACTCCATAAGCAAAAGAAAAGTACAAAGCACATagaatataatatacaataaaaacaaaacttctaCCAAGTGGCTATTATTTATTGTTCTCACAAACTTTGGAAGTTTCCTTCACATAGGCCTGATCTAAACTGAGGAGTTCTAAACAGTGTGTAATTTGAATGTGATTTGATGTGATTTGCTCACCACTGCTACTccctttagagaagaaaaaatgctgTAAACTTGATTCTGGGTTCAATAAATAAAGTagtagaaattctgaaaaaaCTATGAACCTTGGCACTCATGACATGGGAAATGGATTTAGTATCCAAGTAGACTTAGATGAAGATTGAAACTCCTATGTTGTGATATtctttattgataataattatgTTGATAATATGGTATCAAAACATGACTTTGGTTtacttcctgtcaagatggcggcttagagaaagctaaagttcagatctcctgaaacccttccttaccgatctcaaactgaatgctcctagggcaccgaaattcaaaacgatcaacagcatagaccctgggaatcctcctcctggacctggatcaaaaggtacgcccccccccaaaagccagaacccgagatcactcagatctaaggggtaggcagaaggaagttcccaggtcccataccccccaacccagagctctgaatcTGAGGCAACAGCAGGAacttaagagccagcaaaaggaccccagggccagctattctgaaggccgcttcctgaaaacaacctgacccagtcgagggggcacccagacagcagagaaacagagagacagagggagcttgtaaccccctggctggatccctccatccgagtctcaggtccctgcctcagggcacactcaattcaacctaaggacacaccagcaattcctggcttcccccagaagacagaacaacaacttcatagaaaggacaatctgctggggctaaaacctctgaatatcagacagagataagaaaagctaatctccccactcagatagagatggcaaactacactgaagcacaaaagcccccaaa encodes:
- the LOC103097330 gene encoding LRP chaperone MESD-like is translated as MVAFRWQCLALALFFTSDLLFCLVSEDEDMKAMAQPHPPRKKKDIHDYNDADMARLLEQWEKDDDIEEGDLPEHERPSPPIDFSQIDPGKPESILKMTKKGKTLMMFATVSGNSTEKETEEITSLWQGSLFNANYDVQRFIVG